A genome region from Coffea arabica cultivar ET-39 chromosome 7e, Coffea Arabica ET-39 HiFi, whole genome shotgun sequence includes the following:
- the LOC113701677 gene encoding zinc finger CCCH domain-containing protein 19-like isoform X3: MAEGAKSVIRIESDDENENENPNESENRNENDCSQSEEWCFVCHDGGMIRDCDFPKCRKAYHHKCVGQKKSFLTSSISWNCARHSCSKCGGKPRIMCYCCPKAICHQCIDSAEFFPIKQENGFCKDCMNFVLLFEGIVDSDSSLHKRMSLGDLSTQERYLKEYYEIIKKQYSLTFGHIQSARRQLKNREKHKSCESLDDANKNKRSRVLPRTKLCFNTTSPSEEVVSSKTPTLFAAVVLDNIRLAYLRRRLIGKLLEQPESFENKVKGTFVLVELPSPDGRQRKTRQLVQVTGTRKTSGHHDEVDIKLLASNIPNEISIHMLSNADLSEKDCEDLRQQVQNGLLRMPTVEELEQKARVLREEIVDDMIATELRVLQVKIDRANEKGWRRELFELRNRRTQLEAPSKRLWLINNVPVVISEEVDINVMSCGTADDRQGSEGSPVSIPIEGSQCTSNCDKFSESLTNSVPINNVEAGGKTISVVSLFKRSPGAYTPTEEHARKLVKDPVVNDATPFCPQTTNTETNPMVNNAMPSCPQTTDTETNKDPEQLFPEIEQNKPIQGQKVNVKGTAMNTVEPCLEQSRSICFVPAFPLDGKVMTPVVDHHPTMTQQSNNESSLRRELDSLRCDLVSTSTRGALLEDELKALKNKMEHDALVTPSKISSMEKKLDLMFEHHARQSGGAQVEPAQEKITSSNKSKMSAGDVTRLLEPIKRAGWTEALEEDF; encoded by the exons ATGGCGGAAGGGGCTAAAAGCGTGATACGAATTGAATCAGACGACGAGAACGAGAACGAGAACCCGAACGAGAGCGAGAACAGGAACGAGAATGACTGTTCCCAGTCCGAAGAATGGTGCTTTGTCTGCCACGACGGTGGCATGATTCGTGACTGTGATTTTCC GAAATGTAGAAAAGCTTATCACCACAAATGCGTTGGTCAAAAGAAATCATTTCTTACAAGTAGTATCAGCTGGAATTGCG CTCGACACTCATGCTCCAAATGTGGTGGAAAGCCAAGAATTATGTGTTACTGCTGTCCCAAAGCAATATGCCATCAATGTATTGACTCTGCAGAGTTTTTTCCAATTAAACAAGAAAATGGATTTTGCAAGGACTGTATGAATTTTGTGCTGCTTTTTGAAGGAATTGTAGATTCAGACTCCAGCTTG CACAAAAGAATGAGTCTTGGGGATCTTTCCACACAAGAAAGATATCTCAAGGAATATTACGAGATCATAAAGAAGCAATACAGCCTTACTTTTGGTCATATCCAATCTGCCAGAAGGCAATTGAAGAATCGAGAGAAGCACAAATCTTGTGAGAGTTTAGATGATGCCAACAAGAATAAGAGATCTAGGGTTCTACCAAGGACAAAGCTGTGTTTTAACACAACTTCTCCAAGTGAGGAGGTGGTAAGCAGTAAAACTCCGACCTTGTTTGCAGCAGTCGTTCTTGATAATATTAGACTTGCATATCTGAGAAGGAGATTAATTGGGAAGCTCCTGGAGCAGCCTGAATCTTTTGAGAACAAGGTAAAAGGTACTTTTGTTCTTGTTGAATTACCTTCACCTGATGGACGTCAGAGGAAAACTCGTCAGCTTGTGCAAGTGACAG GCACAAGGAAGACTTCAGGTCATCATGATGAGGTGGATATTAAGCTTCTAGCATCAAATAttccaaatgaaatttcaattcacatgttATCAAATGCTGATCTGTCTGAG AAGGACTGTGAAGATCTCAGACAGCAGGTGCAAAATGGTCTGCTTAGAATGCCTACTGTG GAGGAGCTTGAACAAAAGGCCAGAGTTCTGCGTGAGGAAATTGTGGATGAT ATGATTGCTACAGAGTTGAGAGTCCTGCAAGTAAAAATTGACAGAGCTAATGAAAAGGGTTGGAGACGAGAAT TGTTCGAACTTAGAAATAGAAGGACACAGCTAGAAGCACCATCAAAGCGGttgtggttaataaataatgtTCCAGTGGTCATTTCAGAAGAAGTAGATATCAATGTTATGTCTTGTGGAACTGCAGATGACAGACAGGGAAGCGAAGGCTCACCGGTATCAATCCCAATTGAAG GGTCACAATGCACTAGTAACTGTGATAAATTCAGTGAAAGCTTGACAAATTCAGTACCTATCAATAATGTGGAGGCAGGTGGTAAAACTATCTCAG TAGTGTCCCTCTTCAAGAGATCACCAGGTGCCTATACTCCAACTGAAGAGCATGCAAGGAAGCTGGTGAAAGATCCCGTGGTGAATGATGCTACACCTTTTTGTCCTCAAACCACAAACACAGAGACCAATCCCATGGTGAATAATGCTATGCCTTCATGTCCGCAAACCACAGACACGGAGACCAATAAGGACCCTGAGCAACTGTTTCCAGAAATTGAGCAGAATAAACCAATACAAGGACAGAAGGTGAATGTAAAAGGCACAGCCATGAATACTGTTGAGCCCTGTTTAGAGCAGAGTCGCTCCATTTGTTTTGTTCCTGCTTTTCCATTGGATGGCAAGGTTATGACTCCTGTTGTTGATCATCATCCAACTATGACACAGCAATCAAATAATGAAAGCTCCTTGAGAAGGGAGCTTGACTCCTTACGTTGTGACCTTGTAAGCACGTCCACAAGGGGCGCTTTACTGGAGGATGAATTGAAGGCGCTCAAAAATAAGATGGAGCATGATGCTCTTGTAACCCCATCCAAAATTTCAAGCATGGAGAAAAAACTTGATTTGATGTTTGAGCACCATGCCAGGCAGTCCGGAGGTGCACAGGTTGAACCTGCCCAGGAGAAAATAACCTCTTCTAACAAGTCAAAAATGTCTGCGGGTGATGTCACAAGGTTGTTGGAACCTATAAAAAGAGCTGGTTGGACTGAAGCTTTGGAAGAG Gacttttga
- the LOC113701677 gene encoding uncharacterized protein isoform X1, giving the protein MAEGAKSVIRIESDDENENENPNESENRNENDCSQSEEWCFVCHDGGMIRDCDFPKCRKAYHHKCVGQKKSFLTSSISWNCARHSCSKCGGKPRIMCYCCPKAICHQCIDSAEFFPIKQENGFCKDCMNFVLLFEGIVDSDSSLHKRMSLGDLSTQERYLKEYYEIIKKQYSLTFGHIQSARRQLKNREKHKSCESLDDANKNKRSRVLPRTKLCFNTTSPSEEVVSSKTPTLFAAVVLDNIRLAYLRRRLIGKLLEQPESFENKVKGTFVLVELPSPDGRQRKTRQLVQVTGTRKTSGHHDEVDIKLLASNIPNEISIHMLSNADLSEKDCEDLRQQVQNGLLRMPTVEELEQKARVLREEIVDDMIATELRVLQVKIDRANEKGWRRELFELRNRRTQLEAPSKRLWLINNVPVVISEEVDINVMSCGTADDRQGSEGSPVSIPIEGSQCTSNCDKFSESLTNSVPINNVEAGGKTISVVSLFKRSPGAYTPTEEHARKLVKDPVVNDATPFCPQTTNTETNPMVNNAMPSCPQTTDTETNKDPEQLFPEIEQNKPIQGQKVNVKGTAMNTVEPCLEQSRSICFVPAFPLDGKVMTPVVDHHPTMTQQSNNESSLRRELDSLRCDLVSTSTRGALLEDELKALKNKMEHDALVTPSKISSMEKKLDLMFEHHARQSGGAQVEPAQEKITSSNKSKMSAGDVTRLLEPIKRAGWTEALEEVKAKHLPHLNPIEFPMYDPGSRLKVSLIAKRICESGIHIDHLVSLEATEKEQASETQRNIYLT; this is encoded by the exons ATGGCGGAAGGGGCTAAAAGCGTGATACGAATTGAATCAGACGACGAGAACGAGAACGAGAACCCGAACGAGAGCGAGAACAGGAACGAGAATGACTGTTCCCAGTCCGAAGAATGGTGCTTTGTCTGCCACGACGGTGGCATGATTCGTGACTGTGATTTTCC GAAATGTAGAAAAGCTTATCACCACAAATGCGTTGGTCAAAAGAAATCATTTCTTACAAGTAGTATCAGCTGGAATTGCG CTCGACACTCATGCTCCAAATGTGGTGGAAAGCCAAGAATTATGTGTTACTGCTGTCCCAAAGCAATATGCCATCAATGTATTGACTCTGCAGAGTTTTTTCCAATTAAACAAGAAAATGGATTTTGCAAGGACTGTATGAATTTTGTGCTGCTTTTTGAAGGAATTGTAGATTCAGACTCCAGCTTG CACAAAAGAATGAGTCTTGGGGATCTTTCCACACAAGAAAGATATCTCAAGGAATATTACGAGATCATAAAGAAGCAATACAGCCTTACTTTTGGTCATATCCAATCTGCCAGAAGGCAATTGAAGAATCGAGAGAAGCACAAATCTTGTGAGAGTTTAGATGATGCCAACAAGAATAAGAGATCTAGGGTTCTACCAAGGACAAAGCTGTGTTTTAACACAACTTCTCCAAGTGAGGAGGTGGTAAGCAGTAAAACTCCGACCTTGTTTGCAGCAGTCGTTCTTGATAATATTAGACTTGCATATCTGAGAAGGAGATTAATTGGGAAGCTCCTGGAGCAGCCTGAATCTTTTGAGAACAAGGTAAAAGGTACTTTTGTTCTTGTTGAATTACCTTCACCTGATGGACGTCAGAGGAAAACTCGTCAGCTTGTGCAAGTGACAG GCACAAGGAAGACTTCAGGTCATCATGATGAGGTGGATATTAAGCTTCTAGCATCAAATAttccaaatgaaatttcaattcacatgttATCAAATGCTGATCTGTCTGAG AAGGACTGTGAAGATCTCAGACAGCAGGTGCAAAATGGTCTGCTTAGAATGCCTACTGTG GAGGAGCTTGAACAAAAGGCCAGAGTTCTGCGTGAGGAAATTGTGGATGAT ATGATTGCTACAGAGTTGAGAGTCCTGCAAGTAAAAATTGACAGAGCTAATGAAAAGGGTTGGAGACGAGAAT TGTTCGAACTTAGAAATAGAAGGACACAGCTAGAAGCACCATCAAAGCGGttgtggttaataaataatgtTCCAGTGGTCATTTCAGAAGAAGTAGATATCAATGTTATGTCTTGTGGAACTGCAGATGACAGACAGGGAAGCGAAGGCTCACCGGTATCAATCCCAATTGAAG GGTCACAATGCACTAGTAACTGTGATAAATTCAGTGAAAGCTTGACAAATTCAGTACCTATCAATAATGTGGAGGCAGGTGGTAAAACTATCTCAG TAGTGTCCCTCTTCAAGAGATCACCAGGTGCCTATACTCCAACTGAAGAGCATGCAAGGAAGCTGGTGAAAGATCCCGTGGTGAATGATGCTACACCTTTTTGTCCTCAAACCACAAACACAGAGACCAATCCCATGGTGAATAATGCTATGCCTTCATGTCCGCAAACCACAGACACGGAGACCAATAAGGACCCTGAGCAACTGTTTCCAGAAATTGAGCAGAATAAACCAATACAAGGACAGAAGGTGAATGTAAAAGGCACAGCCATGAATACTGTTGAGCCCTGTTTAGAGCAGAGTCGCTCCATTTGTTTTGTTCCTGCTTTTCCATTGGATGGCAAGGTTATGACTCCTGTTGTTGATCATCATCCAACTATGACACAGCAATCAAATAATGAAAGCTCCTTGAGAAGGGAGCTTGACTCCTTACGTTGTGACCTTGTAAGCACGTCCACAAGGGGCGCTTTACTGGAGGATGAATTGAAGGCGCTCAAAAATAAGATGGAGCATGATGCTCTTGTAACCCCATCCAAAATTTCAAGCATGGAGAAAAAACTTGATTTGATGTTTGAGCACCATGCCAGGCAGTCCGGAGGTGCACAGGTTGAACCTGCCCAGGAGAAAATAACCTCTTCTAACAAGTCAAAAATGTCTGCGGGTGATGTCACAAGGTTGTTGGAACCTATAAAAAGAGCTGGTTGGACTGAAGCTTTGGAAGAGGTAAAGGCAAAGCACCTCCCACACTTGAATCCGATTGAATTCCCTATGTATGACCCTGGTTCCCGGCTCAAAGTAAGCCTTATTGCAAAGAGAATTTGTGAATCTGGTATTCATATTGATCATTTGGTGTCATTAGAAGCAACTGAGAAAGAACAGGCTAGCGAAACTCAGCGCAACATCTATCTAACTTGA
- the LOC113701677 gene encoding uncharacterized protein isoform X2, whose translation MAEGAKSVIRIESDDENENENPNESENRNENDCSQSEEWCFVCHDGGMIRDCDFPKCRKAYHHKCVGQKKSFLTSSISWNCARHSCSKCGGKPRIMCYCCPKAICHQCIDSAEFFPIKQENGFCKDCMNFVLLFEGIVDSDSSLHKRMSLGDLSTQERYLKEYYEIIKKQYSLTFGHIQSARRQLKNREKHKSCESLDDANKNKRSRVLPRTKLCFNTTSPSEEVVSSKTPTLFAAVVLDNIRLAYLRRRLIGKLLEQPESFENKVKGTFVLVELPSPDGRQRKTRQLVQVTGTRKTSGHHDEVDIKLLASNIPNEISIHMLSNADLSEKDCEDLRQQVQNGLLRMPTVEELEQKARVLREEIVDDMIATELRVLQVKIDRANEKGWRRELFELRNRRTQLEAPSKRLWLINNVPVVISEEVDINVMSCGTADDRQGSEGSPVSIPIEGSQCTSNCDKFSESLTNSVPINNVEAGGKTISVSLFKRSPGAYTPTEEHARKLVKDPVVNDATPFCPQTTNTETNPMVNNAMPSCPQTTDTETNKDPEQLFPEIEQNKPIQGQKVNVKGTAMNTVEPCLEQSRSICFVPAFPLDGKVMTPVVDHHPTMTQQSNNESSLRRELDSLRCDLVSTSTRGALLEDELKALKNKMEHDALVTPSKISSMEKKLDLMFEHHARQSGGAQVEPAQEKITSSNKSKMSAGDVTRLLEPIKRAGWTEALEEVKAKHLPHLNPIEFPMYDPGSRLKVSLIAKRICESGIHIDHLVSLEATEKEQASETQRNIYLT comes from the exons ATGGCGGAAGGGGCTAAAAGCGTGATACGAATTGAATCAGACGACGAGAACGAGAACGAGAACCCGAACGAGAGCGAGAACAGGAACGAGAATGACTGTTCCCAGTCCGAAGAATGGTGCTTTGTCTGCCACGACGGTGGCATGATTCGTGACTGTGATTTTCC GAAATGTAGAAAAGCTTATCACCACAAATGCGTTGGTCAAAAGAAATCATTTCTTACAAGTAGTATCAGCTGGAATTGCG CTCGACACTCATGCTCCAAATGTGGTGGAAAGCCAAGAATTATGTGTTACTGCTGTCCCAAAGCAATATGCCATCAATGTATTGACTCTGCAGAGTTTTTTCCAATTAAACAAGAAAATGGATTTTGCAAGGACTGTATGAATTTTGTGCTGCTTTTTGAAGGAATTGTAGATTCAGACTCCAGCTTG CACAAAAGAATGAGTCTTGGGGATCTTTCCACACAAGAAAGATATCTCAAGGAATATTACGAGATCATAAAGAAGCAATACAGCCTTACTTTTGGTCATATCCAATCTGCCAGAAGGCAATTGAAGAATCGAGAGAAGCACAAATCTTGTGAGAGTTTAGATGATGCCAACAAGAATAAGAGATCTAGGGTTCTACCAAGGACAAAGCTGTGTTTTAACACAACTTCTCCAAGTGAGGAGGTGGTAAGCAGTAAAACTCCGACCTTGTTTGCAGCAGTCGTTCTTGATAATATTAGACTTGCATATCTGAGAAGGAGATTAATTGGGAAGCTCCTGGAGCAGCCTGAATCTTTTGAGAACAAGGTAAAAGGTACTTTTGTTCTTGTTGAATTACCTTCACCTGATGGACGTCAGAGGAAAACTCGTCAGCTTGTGCAAGTGACAG GCACAAGGAAGACTTCAGGTCATCATGATGAGGTGGATATTAAGCTTCTAGCATCAAATAttccaaatgaaatttcaattcacatgttATCAAATGCTGATCTGTCTGAG AAGGACTGTGAAGATCTCAGACAGCAGGTGCAAAATGGTCTGCTTAGAATGCCTACTGTG GAGGAGCTTGAACAAAAGGCCAGAGTTCTGCGTGAGGAAATTGTGGATGAT ATGATTGCTACAGAGTTGAGAGTCCTGCAAGTAAAAATTGACAGAGCTAATGAAAAGGGTTGGAGACGAGAAT TGTTCGAACTTAGAAATAGAAGGACACAGCTAGAAGCACCATCAAAGCGGttgtggttaataaataatgtTCCAGTGGTCATTTCAGAAGAAGTAGATATCAATGTTATGTCTTGTGGAACTGCAGATGACAGACAGGGAAGCGAAGGCTCACCGGTATCAATCCCAATTGAAG GGTCACAATGCACTAGTAACTGTGATAAATTCAGTGAAAGCTTGACAAATTCAGTACCTATCAATAATGTGGAGGCAGGTGGTAAAACTATCTCAG TGTCCCTCTTCAAGAGATCACCAGGTGCCTATACTCCAACTGAAGAGCATGCAAGGAAGCTGGTGAAAGATCCCGTGGTGAATGATGCTACACCTTTTTGTCCTCAAACCACAAACACAGAGACCAATCCCATGGTGAATAATGCTATGCCTTCATGTCCGCAAACCACAGACACGGAGACCAATAAGGACCCTGAGCAACTGTTTCCAGAAATTGAGCAGAATAAACCAATACAAGGACAGAAGGTGAATGTAAAAGGCACAGCCATGAATACTGTTGAGCCCTGTTTAGAGCAGAGTCGCTCCATTTGTTTTGTTCCTGCTTTTCCATTGGATGGCAAGGTTATGACTCCTGTTGTTGATCATCATCCAACTATGACACAGCAATCAAATAATGAAAGCTCCTTGAGAAGGGAGCTTGACTCCTTACGTTGTGACCTTGTAAGCACGTCCACAAGGGGCGCTTTACTGGAGGATGAATTGAAGGCGCTCAAAAATAAGATGGAGCATGATGCTCTTGTAACCCCATCCAAAATTTCAAGCATGGAGAAAAAACTTGATTTGATGTTTGAGCACCATGCCAGGCAGTCCGGAGGTGCACAGGTTGAACCTGCCCAGGAGAAAATAACCTCTTCTAACAAGTCAAAAATGTCTGCGGGTGATGTCACAAGGTTGTTGGAACCTATAAAAAGAGCTGGTTGGACTGAAGCTTTGGAAGAGGTAAAGGCAAAGCACCTCCCACACTTGAATCCGATTGAATTCCCTATGTATGACCCTGGTTCCCGGCTCAAAGTAAGCCTTATTGCAAAGAGAATTTGTGAATCTGGTATTCATATTGATCATTTGGTGTCATTAGAAGCAACTGAGAAAGAACAGGCTAGCGAAACTCAGCGCAACATCTATCTAACTTGA